A genomic window from Cardiocondyla obscurior isolate alpha-2009 linkage group LG02, Cobs3.1, whole genome shotgun sequence includes:
- the Dnapol-zeta gene encoding DNA polymerase zeta catalytic subunit isoform X1: MFSITLVNIDSYQASPVPELDVTFSEFRGSEVKKVPVIRIFGSTAAGKKTCLHIHGVFPYMYVPCTVQENMDRYAYQLAREIDSALNTSFGSALSNSQHVYKIQQVSGIPFYGFHKKEHLFFKVYFYNPAIIKRTADLLQNGSILNQTLQPYEAHIPYILQFMIDYNLYGMNLINLNSIKYRQPLQGCATENSQSKLSSDSQIYLPISITRQSMCELEVDVHASEILNKLSVSKNMELNPGLAAIWDEEKARRAVAGLEDAKSQLLYPKTPSKTILPSTNNDIYQESLLLKRLDAISQINETITSNTTFSYPIEAEDNENVLNASCIINHNESLLPEENFENTVSDDCKLLQLASSGILEATQSQSNVTDTSFLDADDIQLVEMLADLANEENEIVSNVDNDSVLGSQYSILDEPIKNDLEEEEIEDLNITSLDLNISSWELIHNQKSNRHGNTIEVDTEQNIKSGDHSNVTEEDGDVTLVNFPQVDGAADTDSSDESEIDVTIERQVERACTYKADKKSTPQNIIQITPKKRKFDFQDDDQESVSKRTNMIVRTPKRKYNSPDKGSSSPQLSGNYLPLNITITSPKSNKSPVQQHEKSPKRNKSVSTTDVPSTSTTPKHRTRPLRVSLLREKFFNSNLENNDDIDNETDPAQVIKIDKTVDTPLQDHEKNIEITENPLIKKNKDVRKRLSFLNNDEEDTFAKLDYKDEQSEVSITNMNLSGKIYTDATACVSNNESSDDSVPNSQYIETNNETSPERNYASNIRNLAKKINYDDIIPETDLDEDEEDVCNTTFTQHLNQKLESDSQSSSLERNTPRLSKNSIITIITKYKPPSPDRIRKSMTMYGIPKCRWQKPFFGNKLDLAKQKEFSNTNASYFDAPAFKSSLEEVTSIKMWRRMKVNEFHPSGTNIKSHNLKRTLAGYNLLTIKPLMKPPTPKDITNWVRAKKYILEKNSNNKSCNRNKEKTSKNVQDTQLSSINIENEKIKPQPGTSNNLINNDLKVHRHRLRQSMLSETQNSNNSGDNSQTSENSLDYSLKKILENPLLHKDNKIQLGMSYGQIEYSSRGSYSNVSNENLQKARAITVNQYLTLLTLEVHVVTRENLLPDPQHDSISALFYAIYNDAPTDSNEQIEHGAIIMNSNSISARLNKIHSASAMCPILYVPTEQDIFNSLIKLIEQHNPDVLLGWEVESLSWGYVFQRALHLGFNNFPMKISKVPYMQTFAKSDTRMLEKDDVGEIKVLGRNILDVWRIMRHEAALLTYTFENVMHHVFHERIPCPSFKTLSTWWKQESMIIKGRVIRHYIIRILGTLKILNHLDIIGRTCELARLFGIQFYEVFSRGSQFRVESMMLRLAKPMNYIPISPSIHQRAKMRAPECLPLIMEPETEFYTDPLIVLDFQSLYPSMIIAYNYCFSTCLGRIEHIGQYEPFKFGAATLRVNKNTALKLQNKINYSPCGVAFVKKEVRQGILPRMLAEILNTRLMVKDSMKLHPAENRTLQRVLHSQQLGLKLIANVTYGYTSANFSGRMPCIEIGDSVVSKGRETLERAIKLVKTTPKWGAQVVYGDTDSLFVLLPGKSREEAFTIGEEIADAVTAINPPPVKLKFEKVLHPSILQTKKRYCGYMYETRDQEKPELLAKGIETVRRDGCPAVSKMLEKALKILFETKDVSQVKQYVIRQFDKIFQRRVSILDLTFAKEFRGMHGYKANACVPALELTRRLIKKDPRAVPRTSERVRYIIVAGAPNQALIHCVRTPMEVVADPSLIPNSVYYITKVIIPPLNRCFNLFGIDINTWYKEISHRSSFNNVVHLGEGNPKSTIRQFFSSVACITCGEQTNKEICSDCVMQPSRTVIILLEKIKQLERNYQHITAVCHSCIGQLGDVECVSLDCPVLYRMVQARKELTQVSYLNNIIYENNSNGIKELNSVAEWY, encoded by the exons ATGTTTTCCATCACTTTGGTAAACATTGACAGTTACCAAGCATCTCCAGTACCCGAGCTGGATGTGACATTTTCGGAGTTTCGTGGCTCTGAAGTGAAGAAGGTACCAGTAATCAGAATATTTGGATCAACTGCCGCTG GCAAAAAAACATGCTTGCACATTCATGGGGTGTTTCCTTACATGTATGTTCCATGCACTGTTCAAGAGAATATGGATAGATATGCTTATCAATTAGCTAGAGAAATTGATTCTGCACTGAATACATCATTTGGTTCTGCTTTGTCTAACAGTCAACATGTGTATAAGATCCAACAAGTATCAGGAAT ACCATTTTATGGATTTCacaaaaaagaacatttattttttaaagtatatttttataatccaGCCATAATTAAAAGGACTGCTGATTTGCTGCAG aatGGTAGTATTCTCAATCAAACTCTACAACCATATGAGGCACACATTccatatattttgcaatttatgaTAGATTATAATCTCTATggtatgaatttaataaacttaaacAGTATAAAATACAGACAACCTTTGCAAGGATGTGCAACAGAAAATAGTCAAAGCAAATTATCATCTGACTCACAAATATATCTTCCAATATCAATAACAAGGCAAAGTATGTGTGAGTTAGAAGTGGATGTGCATGCTTCAGAGATTTTAAACAAGCTAAGTGTTTCGAAAAATATGGAACTTAATCCTGGTCTTGCTGCAATTTGGGATGAAGAGAAAGCAAGAAGGGCTGTGGCTGGTCTAGAAGATGCAAAATCACAATTGCTATATCCTAAAACTCCTAGTAAAACCATTCTACCTTCAACAAACAACGATATTTATCAAGAAAGTCTTTTATTAAAGAGACTGGACGCTATATCACAA ATTAATGAAACGATTACTTCAAATACGACATTTTCATATCCTATTGAAGCAGAAGAtaacgaaaatgttttaaatgcaTCTTGTATTATAAATCATAATGAATCTTTACTAccagaagaaaattttgaaaacacTGTTTCTGATGATTGTAAGTTATTGCAATTAGCTTCATCAGGAATTTTGGAGGCAACTCAAAGTCAAAGTAATGTAACAGATACTAGTTTtt TGGATGCAGATGATATACAACTAGTAGAAATGTTAGCTGATTTGGCtaatgaagaaaatgaaattgtgAGTAATGTAGATAATGATAGCGTTCTGGGATCTCAATATTCTATACTCGACGAGCCGATTAAAAATGATCTAGAGGAAGAAGAGATTGaggatttaaatattacaagtttaGATTTAAACATAAGTTCATGGGAGTTGATACATAATCAGAAATCCAATCGACACGGTAATACGATAGAAGTGGATACTGAACAAAACATTAAATCTGGAGACCATTCAAATGTTACTGAAGAAGACGGAGATGTCACACTTGTGAATTTTCCACAAGTCGACGGAGCTGCAGATACTGATTCAAGTGATGAATCCGAAATTGATGTGACAATTGAGAGACAAGTAGAACGTGCATGCACTTATAAAGCTGATAAAAAAAGTACGCcgcaaaatataattcagattacaccgaaaaaaagaaaattcgattTTCAAGACGATGATCAAGAGTCCGTTAGTAAACGAACAAATATGATTGTTAGAACtccgaaaagaaaatataattcccCAGACAAAGGATCTTCAAGTCCGCAATTATCGGGAAATTACTTGCCTCTTAATATTACTATAACATCTCCAAAATCCAATAAAAGTCCTGTTCAACAGCACGAAAAATCtccaaaaagaaataaatccgTATCAACAACCGACGTTCCTTCAACTTCCACTACGCCAAAACATAGGACTCGTCCATTACGTGTCAGCCTGCTTcgtgaaaagttttttaattcaaatttag aaaataatgATGATATTGATAATGAAACAGATCCTGC gcaagtcataaaaattgataaaacggTTGACACACCACTACAAGATCATGAAAAAAACATAGAAATTACTGAAAACccattaattaagaaaaataaggACGTTCGTAAAAGAttgtcttttttaaataatgacgAAGAAGATACTTTTGCAAAATTGGATTACAAAGACGAGCAATCTGAAGTTTCAATTACAAATATGAATTTGAGTGGTAAAATATACACAGATGCAACTGCATGTGTCTCTAATAATGAAAGTAGTGACGACAGTGTTCCAAACAGTCAATATATAGAAACTAATAATGAAACATCTCCCGAAAGAAATTATGCATCAAATATACGAAATTtggcgaaaaaaataaattacgatgaCATTATTCCTGAAACTGATCTCGATGAGGATGAAGAAGATGTATGCAACACAACTTTTACTCAACATCTCAATCAAAAGCTAGAAAGCGATAGTCAAAGTTCATCGTTAGAACGGAATACTCCTCGTTTATCAAAGAACtcgataattacaattattacgaAGTATAAGCCTCCAAGTCCTGATAGAATTCGGAAAAGTATGACGATGTACGGTATTCCAAAGTGCAGATGGCAAAAGCCTTTTTTTGGCAATAAACTTGATCTcgcgaaacaaaaagaattttcgaACACAAATGCGTCATATTTTGACGCGCCGGCATTTAAATCTAGTCTGGAAGAAGTAACGAGTATTAAAATGTGGCGAAGAATGAAAGTCAACGAATTCCATCCCTCAGGAACGAATATAAAATCTCATAATCTCAAACGAACGCTAGCaggatataatttattaacgattaaaCCACTTATGAAACCACCGACTCCTAAAGATATTACAAATTGGGTTCGAgctaaaaaatacatattagagaaaaattctaataacAAATCATGTAAtcgaaacaaagaaaaaacaagtaaaaatGTACAAGATACACAGCTTTCATCGATTAATATCGAGAATGAAAAGATTAAACCTCAGCCAGGAAcatctaataatttaattaataatgatttaaaagTACATAGACACAGGCTTCGACAAAGCATGCTAAGTGAAACGCAAAATTCTAACAATTCTGGTGACAATTCGCAGACATCAGAAAACAGTTTAGATTATTccttaaaaaagatattagaaAATCCATTATTacataaagataataaaatacaactaGGTATGTCCTATGGTCAAATTGAATACTCGTCTAGGGGAAGTTATAGTAACGTCTCAAATGAGAATCTTCAGAAAGCTAGAGCAATAACAGTA aatcAGTATCTAACGTTATTAACTCTCGAAGTGCATGTTGTTACTCGGGAGAATCTTCTTCCTGATCCACAACATGATTCTATTAGTGCGTTATTTTACGCAATTTATAATGATGCTCCGACAGATTCCAATGAACAGATAGAACATG gcgcTATAATTATGAATTCTAATTCTATAAGCGCAAGACTCAACAAGATCCACTCTGCTAGTGCAATGTGTCCAATCTTATACGTTCCAACAGaacaagatatttttaatagccttataaaattgattgaaCAACATAATCCAGATGTTCTACTTGGTTGGGAAGTGGAATCACTTTCATGGGGCTACGTATTTCAGCGAGCATTACACCTTGGTTTTAATAACTTTCCAATGAAGATCTCAAAAGTTCCATACATGCAAACATTTGCTAAATCCGACACTCGCATGCTTGAAAAAGACGATGTAGGTGAGATAAAAGTACTTGGTCGTAATATTCTTGATGTTTGGAGAATTATGAGACATGAAGCAG cATTATTAACATACACCTTCGAAAATGTCATGCATCATGTTTTTCACGAAAGAATTCCATGTCCTTCTTTCAAAACGTTATCTACTTGGTGGAAACAGGAAAGTATGATAATAAAAGGCAGAGTTATACGTCATTACATTATTCGAATTCTCGGCACTCTCAagattttaaatcatttaGATATTATAg GTCGCACGTGTGAACTCGCTCGCCTTTTCGGCATACAATTCTATGAAGTTTTTTCACGAGGTTCGCAATTTCGTGTTGAATCTATGATGCTTAGATTGGCGAAACCCATGAATTACATTCCGATTTCGCCATCTATTCATCAAAGAGCCAAAATGAGAGCACCGGAGTGTTTACCATTGATTATGGAACCCGAAACTGAATTTTATACTGATCCATTAATTGTGCTTGATTTTCAAAGTTTATATCCAAGCATGATCATtgcttataattattgtttttccACTTGTTTAGGAAGGATAGAACATATAGGCCA aTACGAGCCGTTTAAGTTTGGAGCAGCAACATTAAGGGTTAACAAAAATACTgcgttaaaattacaaaacaaaattaactaTTCGCCTTGCGGCGTAGCCTTTGTGAAAAAAGAGGTACGTCAAGGAATACTGCCGCGTATGTTAGCGGAAATTTTGAATACGCGTCTAATGGTGAAGGATTCTATGAAGCTGCATCCAGCAGAAAATCGCACGTTACAGCGCGTCCTTCATTCTCAGCAATTGGGCCTcaaattaatcgcgaatgTTACTTATGGTTATACATCTGCTAATTTTAGCGGTAGAATGCCGTGTATCGAG atAGGTGATAGCGTAGTTAGCAAAGGACGAGAGACCCTAgaacgtgcaattaaattgGTAAAGACCACACCAAAATGGGGCGCACAAGTGGTTTATGGGGATACAGATTCTCTTTTTGTATTGTTACCCGGAAAATCTCGAGAAGAAGCATTTACTATCGGCGAGGAAATTGCGGACGCTGTTACTGCGATTAACCCTCCGCCCGTCAagcttaaatttgaaaaagttCTTCATCCATCAATTCTACAA accAAGAAACGATATTGCGGATATATGTACGAGACTCGCGATCAGGAGAAGCCTGAACTTCTGGCGAAAGGAATCGAAACAGTTCGTAGAGATGGGTGTCCTGCAGTttctaaa aTGCTCGAAAAAGCccttaaaattttatttgaaacaaagGATGTTTCTCAAGTGAAACAGTACGTAATCAGACAATTCGATAAGATATTTCAGCGACGTGTGTCTATCCTAGATCTAACTTTTGCAAAAGAATTTCGTGGTATGCATGGCTATAAGGCCAATGCTTGCGTCCCAGCGTTAGAGTTGACACGTAGATTAATCAAGAAGGATCCTCGCGCAGTACCGCGCACTAGCGAACGCGTACGCTACATCATTGTCGCGGGTGCGCCAAATCAAGCGCTTATTCACTGTGTGCGTACACCGATGGAGGTCGTCGCCGATCCGTCATTAATTCCGAATTCCGTATATTATATCACAAAAGTTATCATACCGCCTTTAAATCGCTGCTTCAACTTATTTGGAATCGACATTAACACGTG GTATAAAGAAATTTCTCATCGTTCAAGTTTCAATAATGTTGTACATTTGGGAGAAGGCAATCCGAAGTCTACTATTCGTCAATTCTTCAGTTCTGTGGCATGTATTACTTGTGGAGAGCAGACTAATAAAGAGATTTGTTCAGATTGCGTTATGCAGCCTAGTCGAACTGTTATTATACTACTCGAAAAGATTAAACAACTGGAGAGGAATTATCAACATATTACTGCT GTCTGTCATTCTTGTATTGGACAATTAGGCGACGTAGAATGCGTGTCTTTGGATTGCCCTGTTTTATATCGAATGGTACAAGCTCGTAAAGAATTAACACAAGTTTCTTACctgaataatattatttatgaaaataattctaatggAATCAAGGAATTAAATTCAGTTGCCGAGTggtattga